The Sinorhizobium meliloti genome includes a window with the following:
- a CDS encoding CynX/NimT family MFS transporter has translation MIVSQFTSGGSAWPRISLVVGAGVVSAFQVGKAPAALAAVQGDLALSLAAASWLISAFAILGALAGAPIGLAVDRIGARTMAALGLLLQAAGSALGALSPGFTALLATRVIEGLGFLCLVVAAPALISGLAPIQIRDRAMALWASFMPVGLTVIMLAAPLLSIVTWRGFWFLNASILVSYAMLLRWGLHPPPNHPRPYRKIHQDIGEALVSPGPWVLGGLFTAFSAIFFAVFGLLPPLLSQRLGISNETASMLSALAIAASGVGNLVCGQLLARGFQPARLLNFSFGIMALCGIGIFSHTLWAIASYALCVVFSFAGGLIPVVIFDSAPRQAPGAELVGVTIGFAMQGNNLGLIIGPAAASGLAGAFGWPMVSVAIVGIAFVAALLVLPFNRRQLTEAASGQSPLTRAGGRF, from the coding sequence TTGATTGTCTCCCAATTCACATCGGGCGGATCGGCATGGCCCCGGATTTCGCTCGTCGTGGGCGCGGGCGTGGTGTCTGCCTTCCAGGTGGGTAAGGCGCCGGCCGCACTTGCCGCGGTACAGGGGGATCTGGCGCTCAGTCTCGCCGCAGCGTCGTGGCTCATCTCAGCTTTCGCCATCCTCGGCGCTCTGGCCGGTGCTCCAATCGGACTGGCTGTCGACCGCATCGGGGCCAGAACAATGGCTGCCCTTGGCCTGCTTCTTCAGGCTGCTGGTTCGGCCTTAGGCGCGCTATCGCCTGGCTTTACTGCCCTTCTCGCGACAAGGGTGATCGAAGGTCTCGGCTTTCTCTGCCTTGTTGTTGCCGCCCCCGCCCTGATCTCCGGATTAGCCCCGATCCAGATCCGCGACCGGGCGATGGCACTGTGGGCAAGCTTCATGCCAGTGGGCTTAACAGTGATCATGCTCGCCGCACCGCTGCTGAGCATCGTCACTTGGCGCGGGTTTTGGTTCTTGAATGCCTCGATCCTCGTCAGCTACGCGATGCTTCTCAGGTGGGGCCTGCACCCGCCACCCAACCACCCGCGACCGTACCGCAAGATCCATCAAGACATCGGTGAGGCGCTTGTTTCGCCCGGACCCTGGGTGCTGGGAGGTCTGTTCACGGCGTTCTCGGCGATCTTCTTTGCCGTATTCGGCCTTCTGCCACCGCTGCTTTCTCAACGCCTCGGGATAAGCAATGAGACGGCGAGCATGTTGAGCGCGCTGGCCATAGCGGCGAGCGGCGTCGGCAACCTCGTGTGCGGACAGTTACTCGCCCGCGGCTTCCAGCCGGCGCGCCTGTTGAACTTCAGCTTCGGCATCATGGCCCTTTGCGGGATCGGGATCTTCAGCCATACCCTGTGGGCCATCGCCTCCTATGCGCTCTGTGTCGTCTTCTCTTTCGCCGGCGGGCTGATCCCCGTCGTCATTTTTGATAGCGCGCCGCGTCAAGCCCCGGGGGCTGAACTCGTCGGCGTGACCATCGGCTTCGCCATGCAAGGCAATAACCTCGGCCTCATCATCGGTCCTGCCGCCGCCAGCGGCCTTGCCGGCGCATTCGGCTGGCCGATGGTCTCCGTCGCTATTGTTGGGATCGCCTTCGTGGCAGCGCTGCTTGTGCTGCCCTTCAACAGGAGGCAATTGACTGAAGCCGCTTCCGGCCAAAGCCCACTTACGCGCGCAGGAGGTCGATTCTGA
- the wrbA gene encoding NAD(P)H:quinone oxidoreductase, with protein sequence MTKMLVLYYSSYGHIEAMAKAVASGAKQAGATVALKRVPELVPEAVARSSGYRLGQEAPIATVAELADYDAIVIGTPTRFGNMASQMKNFLDQTGGLWAENKLVGKVGSVFTSTGSQHGGQESTILSTHVVMLHLGMVIVGLPYSFKGQMRMDEITGGSPYGASTLAEDENHRDRSPSANELDGARFQGRHVAEVAAAMALGRSHLQPELVR encoded by the coding sequence ATGACCAAGATGCTCGTGCTCTACTATTCCTCGTATGGTCACATCGAGGCAATGGCGAAAGCGGTCGCAAGTGGGGCCAAGCAGGCGGGCGCCACCGTGGCGCTCAAGCGCGTGCCGGAACTCGTGCCGGAGGCGGTCGCTAGGAGTTCAGGATACCGGCTCGGCCAGGAAGCGCCCATCGCAACCGTTGCCGAGCTTGCCGACTATGATGCAATCGTCATCGGCACGCCGACTCGCTTCGGCAACATGGCGAGCCAAATGAAGAATTTTCTCGACCAGACCGGCGGCCTGTGGGCCGAAAACAAGCTGGTCGGGAAGGTTGGCAGCGTCTTCACCTCGACGGGCAGTCAACACGGCGGACAGGAGTCGACGATCCTCTCCACGCACGTCGTCATGCTGCACCTCGGCATGGTGATTGTGGGCTTGCCATACAGCTTCAAAGGCCAGATGCGTATGGACGAGATCACCGGCGGTTCGCCATACGGCGCCTCGACGCTGGCTGAGGACGAAAACCACCGCGACCGCAGCCCGAGCGCCAATGAACTGGACGGCGCACGGTTTCAGGGCAGGCACGTCGCCGAGGTCGCAGCTGCCATGGCCCTCGGTCGCAGTCACCTTCAGCCGGAGCTGGTCCGTTGA
- a CDS encoding LysR family transcriptional regulator has protein sequence MLDALTLDQMRIFVAIAETGSFRAAAARLSRVQSALSHAVANLEAELGVSLFDRSGHRPVLTPAGRSLLSDARAILLKTDTMRARARGLGGGVELGLTIALDPQFPPGLAGAALEEMHRDYPSVAIRLLTASLGEAVHALRERRCAVAISGIDLPDPHIERRALALVPRAAVVAASHPLAVLAAAGNPVTAADLADHVQVVAEDPSPLTRGRDFNVLSPGTWRVGDNMTKHALILAGIGWGNLPLWLVERDLAEGRLVRVPAAEFGPQGETLTNAYLMHRTDEHLGPATRAFCDALLRMAGHRTVP, from the coding sequence ATGTTGGATGCCCTTACGCTCGACCAGATGCGCATCTTCGTCGCCATAGCGGAGACGGGGAGCTTCCGCGCGGCCGCTGCGCGCCTCTCCCGAGTTCAATCCGCACTCAGCCATGCGGTTGCCAATCTGGAGGCGGAGCTCGGGGTCAGCCTCTTCGACCGCTCCGGGCACCGGCCGGTGCTAACGCCGGCGGGCCGCTCGTTACTGAGCGATGCGCGCGCCATCCTTCTCAAGACAGACACAATGCGCGCGCGTGCTCGCGGACTTGGCGGGGGAGTCGAACTTGGGCTGACGATCGCGCTCGATCCGCAATTTCCGCCCGGTCTCGCCGGTGCTGCACTGGAGGAAATGCACCGGGACTATCCCTCGGTCGCCATACGGCTACTCACGGCATCTCTCGGAGAAGCAGTTCATGCGCTACGGGAGCGCCGCTGCGCTGTGGCCATCAGTGGCATCGATCTTCCCGATCCACATATTGAACGGCGGGCGCTCGCCCTTGTGCCGCGCGCCGCCGTCGTCGCTGCGAGCCACCCACTCGCTGTCTTGGCTGCAGCGGGAAATCCGGTCACAGCCGCGGATCTGGCGGACCATGTGCAGGTCGTTGCCGAGGATCCATCTCCGCTTACACGAGGCCGCGACTTTAACGTTCTGTCTCCTGGAACATGGCGGGTGGGTGACAACATGACAAAGCATGCGCTCATCCTCGCCGGAATCGGCTGGGGAAACTTGCCGCTCTGGCTGGTCGAGCGCGATTTGGCGGAAGGCCGGCTCGTGCGGGTTCCCGCCGCGGAATTCGGTCCGCAAGGCGAAACGCTGACAAATGCCTACCTGATGCATAGGACCGACGAGCATCTCGGCCCTGCCACACGTGCATTTTGCGACGCGTTGCTGCGCATGGCCGGCCACCGAACGGTGCCGTGA
- a CDS encoding AAA family ATPase has product MGIKNYLIEGGSGTGKTSVATELERRGYHVVHGDRVLAYVGNPETGQALAGPPKGADRIVWGYAHWIWPVDKVRVIAAYTTYPVTFFCGGSRNFHKFLDLFDKVFVLDTDVETLNRRLDGRPNEPGFEQAERALVLRYHDTREYLPAGINIDTAGTVQSVVDGILAQLT; this is encoded by the coding sequence ATGGGAATTAAGAACTATCTGATCGAAGGCGGCTCCGGCACTGGAAAGACGTCTGTCGCTACCGAACTGGAGCGGCGGGGCTACCATGTCGTCCATGGTGACCGGGTCTTGGCCTATGTCGGCAATCCTGAGACAGGCCAGGCGCTCGCAGGACCACCCAAAGGCGCGGACCGCATCGTTTGGGGGTACGCGCACTGGATCTGGCCTGTCGACAAGGTCCGCGTTATTGCTGCCTACACCACCTATCCTGTCACCTTCTTCTGTGGTGGCTCGCGCAATTTCCACAAATTCCTCGACCTTTTCGACAAGGTTTTCGTGCTCGACACAGACGTCGAGACGTTGAACCGACGATTAGATGGGCGGCCAAATGAGCCGGGCTTCGAGCAGGCAGAGCGCGCGTTGGTACTCCGCTACCATGATACCCGGGAATACCTTCCAGCCGGCATCAATATCGACACGGCGGGCACCGTCCAAAGCGTCGTCGACGGTATCCTCGCTCAACTCACTTGA
- a CDS encoding Bug family tripartite tricarboxylate transporter substrate binding protein, protein MIFPSLTRRAAMAAGFAFWSALALGAPAKAQDFPDRTVTLVVPFAAGGSTDVVARIIAQKMSEDLGQQVIVQNVAGAGGNLGAANVARAEPDGYTILMATVATHALNPLILKTKPYDPEKDFAPISLLVVVPNVLVVNPELPAKTVQELLALLKAEPEKYAYASSGNGTPLHLSGELFKKMAGVEMQHIPYKGSGPALNDVLGNQVPIMFDNLPSSSGHIKAGTLRALAVTTAERASSFPDIPTIAESGIPGYETYTWNALFAPANTPQPVIARLNEAAKKAMADPAVQKRMEEFSAKIVGSTPEELAAHVKAELAKWIPVVRDANIQMD, encoded by the coding sequence ATGATATTTCCAAGCTTGACCCGCCGCGCCGCCATGGCCGCCGGATTTGCTTTCTGGTCCGCGCTCGCGCTTGGCGCGCCCGCAAAAGCGCAGGACTTTCCCGATCGGACCGTTACGCTTGTCGTTCCCTTTGCTGCCGGCGGCTCGACCGACGTTGTCGCGCGGATCATTGCGCAGAAAATGTCCGAGGATCTCGGCCAACAGGTCATCGTTCAGAACGTCGCCGGCGCCGGCGGTAACCTCGGGGCAGCCAATGTCGCGCGCGCCGAACCGGATGGCTATACGATCCTCATGGCGACAGTCGCGACCCATGCGCTGAACCCCCTGATCCTCAAGACCAAGCCCTACGATCCCGAGAAGGATTTCGCACCGATTTCACTCCTGGTCGTCGTTCCGAACGTCCTGGTGGTCAACCCGGAGCTGCCCGCCAAGACCGTCCAGGAATTGCTGGCGCTTTTGAAAGCTGAACCCGAGAAGTACGCCTACGCCTCCTCGGGCAATGGAACGCCGCTACATCTTTCCGGCGAGCTCTTCAAGAAGATGGCTGGTGTCGAGATGCAGCATATTCCCTACAAGGGCTCCGGCCCGGCACTGAACGACGTTCTCGGCAATCAGGTGCCGATCATGTTCGACAACCTCCCCTCGTCATCCGGTCACATCAAAGCTGGCACCCTTCGCGCGCTCGCTGTCACGACGGCAGAACGCGCATCGTCCTTTCCGGACATTCCGACCATCGCTGAGTCGGGCATTCCCGGTTACGAGACCTATACCTGGAATGCGCTCTTCGCTCCGGCCAATACGCCACAGCCGGTGATCGCCCGACTTAACGAAGCTGCGAAGAAGGCCATGGCCGATCCAGCGGTGCAGAAACGCATGGAGGAATTCAGCGCCAAGATCGTGGGTTCGACGCCCGAGGAGCTCGCCGCCCACGTCAAAGCCGAGCTTGCCAAATGGATCCCGGTTGTCCGCGACGCCAACATCCAGATGGATTAA
- a CDS encoding XRE family transcriptional regulator: MPATKTLANESRNDSSNIALSMKLPRKADFEKALIRQYAKAVKLSRKAGHQVSFRVVVDPLAGAQTISVVEEEPLCHQDAFPVEEVPEPDDELQAALAAARECGRRRAAEILAEGDMLSAEAFADLLGVSRVTVNTKRHNGQVLGLDGAKRGFRFPLWQLDRDGRPYAALPKLHEVLGGAWAVYRFLVTPHGALNGRTGLDALKRGQDEDVVAAAEGVARGDFR, from the coding sequence ATGCCCGCGACGAAGACTCTAGCCAACGAATCCCGAAACGATTCTTCGAACATTGCGCTCTCGATGAAGCTGCCACGGAAAGCCGATTTCGAGAAGGCGCTGATCAGGCAATACGCCAAGGCGGTCAAGCTGAGCCGAAAGGCCGGCCATCAGGTCAGTTTCCGCGTCGTCGTGGATCCGCTAGCCGGCGCGCAGACGATTTCAGTCGTTGAAGAAGAGCCGCTGTGTCATCAGGATGCGTTTCCGGTAGAAGAGGTGCCAGAACCGGATGATGAACTCCAGGCAGCGTTGGCTGCCGCACGGGAATGCGGCCGGCGTCGCGCGGCGGAAATTCTCGCGGAGGGCGATATGCTGAGCGCGGAAGCGTTCGCGGACCTGCTCGGCGTTTCGCGCGTCACCGTCAACACAAAGCGCCATAACGGGCAGGTTCTCGGTCTCGACGGCGCCAAGCGGGGCTTCCGTTTTCCGTTATGGCAACTCGATCGGGACGGTCGACCCTATGCTGCGCTTCCAAAGCTGCACGAGGTCCTGGGCGGTGCATGGGCGGTTTATCGCTTCCTTGTCACGCCGCACGGCGCTTTGAATGGCCGGACGGGCCTCGACGCATTGAAACGCGGTCAGGACGAAGATGTGGTTGCAGCGGCCGAGGGTGTCGCCCGCGGTGACTTTCGCTGA
- a CDS encoding RES domain-containing protein: MYASAFPDPLGYGKTPSRFSDPRRRDPARRFGVVYLGDTLKVCFLEAVLRDRRDGLMGDLPIDEKEIYARRYAEIETIADLRLVDLREDTRSGWECRRMSQNPPANPSGGRGRLLSMSTGPCRTASSILPA; this comes from the coding sequence ATCTATGCGAGCGCCTTTCCCGATCCGTTAGGATATGGAAAGACGCCGAGCCGGTTCAGTGATCCCCGCCGGCGTGACCCGGCAAGGCGGTTTGGTGTTGTCTATTTGGGCGACACACTCAAGGTCTGCTTCCTGGAAGCGGTCTTGCGTGATCGGCGCGATGGCCTCATGGGCGATCTCCCGATCGATGAGAAGGAGATCTATGCGCGGCGCTACGCAGAGATTGAGACGATCGCGGATCTCCGTCTTGTTGATCTGCGCGAGGACACGCGATCAGGATGGGAGTGCCGACGGATGTCGCAAAATCCTCCCGCCAATCCCTCGGGCGGGCGTGGTCGCTTGCTTTCCATGAGCACCGGTCCGTGCCGGACGGCATCATCTATCCTTCCCGCCTGA
- a CDS encoding RES domain-containing protein — protein MGVPTDVAKSSRQSLGRAWSLAFHEHRSVPDGIIYPSRLNGHTNLAIFDRAISKLSAVRVVPLIGAPGLATIINDLRVSLVDII, from the coding sequence ATGGGAGTGCCGACGGATGTCGCAAAATCCTCCCGCCAATCCCTCGGGCGGGCGTGGTCGCTTGCTTTCCATGAGCACCGGTCCGTGCCGGACGGCATCATCTATCCTTCCCGCCTGAACGGACATACGAATCTCGCGATCTTTGACCGCGCCATCTCAAAACTGTCGGCAGTACGCGTCGTGCCATTAATTGGAGCACCGGGCCTTGCCACCATCATCAACGATCTTCGTGTGAGCCTCGTCGACATCATTTAG